ATGAGGCTCACAGAACCGATCGCGGCTTCAATGCATCCCAATTTGAGGCTACAGATGTGTTGCAGGGTTCCTGAAAACGACCTTACTGAAGAGGGTTGCGAAAACTCCTATGCTCTACTCCGGGAGTAAGCTTACTTACAGGACTGATGATCTGAGTGTGTAATGTTCATCCACTCTTTAGCCAATCGGGTTTTTAAGGTCTCGGAAAAAGTACCACTCCGCATTCTGCTGGTGGTGCCGTTCGTCCTCCAGATCTGTGCCGTTGTAGGAGTTACAGGGTGGATCTCCCTACGCAGTGGACAGAAAGCAGTTCAGGAGGTCACAACCCAGTTACATCGAGAAATCACCCAGCGTCTTGAGCAGCACCTCAATTCTTACCTGAAAGTCCCTCAAATCGCCAACCACCTGAATGCCGATGCTATCAATCTCGGTTTATTAAATATCAACGATCTTCCAACTTTAGAGCGCTACTTCTGGAATCAACTCCAAACCTTTGATTCCCTAGGTTACTTAGCCTTAGGCAAAGAAAATGGGGATTATGTTGAGGTTTTGCGTCAGAACGACGGTCAATTTTTAGTCAGGGTTAAGGATGCGGCGACGGGTACATCCCGTCATACCTATACCCTTTCCGAGGAGGGAAAACGAGGGAAGTTTTTGCATAGCGAACCGGATTATGACCCTCGGCGGCGAGCCTTTTATCAAACCGCTGTGAAAGTAGGGGGGCCGACTTGGACGGATGTCTATCTATGGATTGAGAATCGAGAACTCAGCACCGATGCCGTCCGTCCCATCTTTGAACGCACCGGAACCCTACAAGGCGTTTTGGATGCGGGTTCCAGCCTTTCCCAGATCGGTGCATTCTTGCAGCGCTTAAAAATTGCACAGACGGGACAGACCTTTATTATCGAACGCACTGGAGAGTTAATTGCCACCTCGACACCAGAGAAACCCTTTGTAATTGAAGACGGTACGACGAAACGCCTCCAGGCATCCAAAAGCCGCAATTCCCTAACTCGACGCACCACGCGGTATTTGACCCAACGCTTCGGCGACCTCTCTGAGATTAACAGCAGTCAGCAGCTTACCTTTAAGATTGAAAATCGACGACAATTCCTGCGAGTCACCCCACTCCGAGAAGGAAACAATGAATTAACCGATGCGGCGCTGCTACCTGACTGGCTGATGGTGGTGGTTGTGCCTGAGACGGATTTTCAGGAACGCATTGATCAGAACACTCGCTCTACCATCATGCTCTGCTTGGGTGCCTTGGTGTTGGCCACCTTGTTGGGGTGTTTGACGTACCAGTGGATTACTCAACCCATTCTACGTCTGGCGGCGGCGGCTACTGCTCTGACAAGAGGGGAATGGAACCAGACTGTACCCATTGAGCGCTGTGATGAACTCGGTGTTCTGGCTAGAGCCTTTTATCATATGGCTCAGCAGTTACAAGGTTCCTTTGTCACCCTCTCTCAACGCCAAGCCACTCTGGCTGAAGCCCAAAGAATTGCTCATGTGGGGAGTGGGGAACTGGATTTAACCACGAATCGGATTACGGGCTCGGAAGAACTCTTGCGGATCTTTGGCTTGGAGCCAGGGGAGATGCCACGCGATTACAGCGAATATATGCAACAGATCCATCCAGAGGATGTGGACGCTGCCACTCAAGCGATCGCTCACGTCATCCAACAAGGGGAACCTTGTGAATTTGACTGTCGCCTGCAACGACCCGATGGTTCGATTCGATATATTTCTACAAAATGGCAACCTACTTTTGATCGCCAAGGTCAACTCATTCGGTATTTTGCCACGGTGATGGATATCACCGATCGCAAACTGGCGGCACAAGCGCTGCAACAAGCCAAGTTAGATTTAGAAATTCGGGTGCAAGAGCGAACGGCTGAATTGAGCCAAGCCTTAGAGCAGTTGCAGCAATCGGAAATGCAACTCAAGGCACAAGCACTCCAACTACAACATGCCCTGGCGGATCTGCAACAAACCCAGGCACAACTGATTCATACAGAAAAAATGTCGTCACTGGGGCAATTGGTAGCGGGGATTGCCCATGAAATTAACAATCCGGTGAGTTTCATCTACGGGAATCTATCCCATGCCAAGGATTACAGCACCGACCTTTTCCGAGTTTTGCAGCTTTATCAGGAACATTATCCCTTACCGCCACCGAGCATCCAGCAGGAGATCGAAGCGATTGAGCTGGATTTTTTGATGGACGATTTTCCCCAGTTACTGAGTTCCATGCAAGTGGGTGCCGAGCGCATCCGTGAGATTGTGCGATTACTCAGGAATTTTGCTCGCTATGACGAGGCTCAGATGAAAGAGGTGAATATCCATGAGGGAATAGACAGCACCTTGATGATTCTGCAAAGCCGACTCTGTGAAATTACTGGATACCCGGCGATTAAGGTGATCAAGGAGTATGGGGATTTGCCCCTGGTGGAGTGCTATGCCGGTCAGCTCAATCAGGTGTTTATGAATATTTTGACGAATGCGATCGATGCGATTGCGGCTCGCTGTAAGACTCAGGTGTCCCCAGAAAACAGAGTCAAGCATCCGGAGGCAGATGAGGGGTTTGTACCTTGTATTCAGATTTGCACGGGGATGATAGAACTGAGGAGTCAAGAGGATGGACATCCAGCTTCATCCCTAATCCCGCGCCTGTTTATTCGGATTTCTGACAATGGGTGCGGGATGGGTGAGTCAGTACGCTCTCGGATTTTCGACCCATTCTTTACGACTAAACCGATTGGCACGGGTACGGGGTTAGGTTTAACAACGAGTTACCAGATTGTCGTCGAGCATCACAAGGGTCGATTAGAAGTGACATCGTTAGAGGGACAAGGTAGCGAGTTTGCGATCGAGCTGCCGCTTCGGCCCCATCAAGGGCAGCGGGGAGAAAAAGCTTAACAATTATTTTATAATTTAGGGTAGAGGTGCTTTTTCCAAGGACAGTTGGCTCGCAGCAGATCGCAAACAGCCCGTTAAATCCATCGTTCAGGCGACGCCCAAGCGCAGTGCGATCGCTTGCACCAGCTTAACAATTTCAAACGTCACGAAGACACTGAGAATGACTGTCACTAAATTATTCAGGAGGCGGGTGTTGCCGTAGCCAAAGAGAGAGGCGACAAACTTGAGGGCAACAAAGAATAACCCGATCAGGACAGCGATTTGCAGGGGTGTCATATTTCTCTTTCTGAGCAACAATCAACTATTGAACGACCTTTTGCCGTTCTTGGCAAACTCCAAGGGATGACTCCTTGATGGTGCAATTGCTATGTCCTGAAGATGCGATCGCGCTCAACTCGGCTAATCTAAGAGTCCGGCAGGTTAATTCTGATAATTGGACAACAGCTTAGTGGCTGTGGTTAGAGATGGTTTTGCCGCTGATGGGGATGCCGACTGATACTCAGAAAGATTCGCAATCGCCCACAGACAGGCTGTAATGAACATGCTAGAGAGTAGACGCCTCTTCATAGCTACCTCGTACCCATTGTTTTACCTATCTACTTACCTATCTCTCTGTGGACGGGAAGGTTATGCAGATTTGGGAGATTGGGGGATTGGGAGTGGGAGAGGGGGAGGGGGAGAAATACCTACAAAAGAACTGGTGGATTATTTCTGCCAGTCCGCATCGGCTGCATAAGCTAACCCGGCTCAGAGTTAGATATCACGGAGAGAACAAAATCTTATGCCAACTCAGCCATTAAATCCAGTCTAAGGGAGGTGAAACCAGTGAAAGGGAAAGCTAAGGTTGGGAATTATCCCTTACTTCAGGACGAGGAGAGCATCGCTCACTTAGCCTTCAGTTGCAAGTTACTCGCTGATTCGAGCCTTGCTTAAAGACACGGTTCAGTAGTGATACTAGATCATCTGTCACCCGATTAAATTGCAATGAGTGCTGCATCGAGATACTGGACAATTGTAAAAATTGAGGCGGCGGGAAAACGCAAAATCGAGGAAATTCCCTCGGCAAAGACGTTTTTCTTAGCTTCATTTCCGGAATTTACGCCTGAAAGCGAAGTACCGGATGCTCTGATCCAGCGTCAACTGCTGCATTGGATGCGAGAAGCTACTGAACCAGAGACTAACGATACCAGTAAGCGCTTTTTATCACAACTGTGTCTCTTATGCTTTATCTCTATCCAAATCGAGCGTGTTTGCCTGCAATTAGAAGCCCAGTTTGGGAGTGAACACGGCTTCACCTGTAGCGATTTACTACGCTGTGTCTTAGATGACGATAGCCGCCGATTGAGGCGAAACGCGACCCCTGCCGTCTCGACGTCTTATCAATCTTTGCCCCAGGAAATTCTGCAAAGCTTTAATCCAGAGCAAAGCAGTTTAGGCACCTGGACAACCCGGTTGGTGAAGCATCACCGAGAACTCAATACTTTTTTGCTCGAACACGGCGTTTATCTCGTCAGTGATTGGGCCATTCTCAACGATACCAGTTCCAAACAAATTCAGCGGATTTTTTCGCAGTTTCACCAACTGACATCGTTTGAAATTGAGCAGTCCAAACGACTTCTAGACAGCTACCATGCCGTCTATCGGGCGCAACGCCTCCAATCACGACAACAGGGAATCAAGGGACAGTGCCTGCCACCCACGAGGGAACAACTCGAACAAATGCGAATGCGCCTATTGACTCAAACCGGAGAGCGGTTTCGCCCCGAAACCATCATGGCCAAACTCCAAGAAATGGCCTCGATGCTCAGAGATTACCGAATTCATGTTCGAGGTGGCTCTCTTCCTACAGAATCTATAGACGCCCCTGTTAATAGTAATGCTTCAGCCGATCGGACTTGGTTTCGTGACTTTATCGACGACCGAAATACGACTGACGAGCAAACCGAGTTTTTACTCTCTTACCGTCAACAATTCATCACTTGTTTAGACCAAGCGCTCGCCAAAGTAACTGAAGATAAAGCACGGAAATTACACCACAAAGACCCCCAGAAAGCCCAGAATTTTCTCACGGCCTTGCAGTTGTTTCACTGTCAGGGAAAGTCAATGGGAGCAATTGCCAAAGCCGTAAATTTACAAGCCCAATTTCATGTCTCAAGGTTGTTGCAGTTGAAAGCCTTTCGTGCTGATATTCAACAGCAATTCTTAGTGCTATTACGCGATCGCGTGATCGAACAAGCCAAAATATACACTGATCCGGAACGCCTCAATGCTCTTAGTAAGCAACTTGAAGAGGCTCTCGACGAGCAAGTGACTCAGCTCATCCAAGAAGCAGCAACGGAAGCTTCCACAGCTACTGGCACCAAAAACCAAACAACCACCACGAGTCTCTTTGCCGAGAGACTCTGCCTCTACCTCGATACTAGGAGATCTAACAATGACTAATTTCTCAAATCGTACTGCTCAAATGTGGCTTGATTTTGATGTTTTGCCCACCGAAGCTATCAACTTATCACCCGCTGTTTTTGACCAAGCCTTAAACTTGAGTGCTCAAATTTCCCATGAAGAACGGCAGTGGCAAACTTACCTCAACGCGCTGGCACTCGGCGGTTTTGAGGAATGGCTAGGAGCGCGAGCCACAGATTTAACGCTCAATAAAGAAAAATGTACCGTTTTGCAGCCATTTATGGCGAATGCGATTGATGCCGTGAGTCATTTGCAAGTAGGTCAATTTAAACTTTGCCTGATTGCCATGGGTAGCCTCACGGATGAAGAAGTCACTCTCCCTAGAGCTGTTGTAGATTTACCGGAATATGTGGCGCATTTTTATGTTTTGGTAGAAGTGCAAGAAGAACAAGAAACTGCCCTCGTTCAAGGTTTCTTATCTTACGAACAGTTGGTGAATCAACGCGATCAACGTTATTTAGAGGCCCAAGAAGATTGGACTTATCAGTTACCTTTAAACTGCTTTGACCACAATTCCGACCGCTTGTTGCTGAATTTGCGCTGTCTAGAACCGACCGCCATCCCCTTACCTGAACGCGTGAGCCAGCGATCGATGCAGCTAGCGCGTCAGCGTTCGGAACTGGAAGCCTTGTTGCCTAATTTACAATCATCGGATCGCCAGTTGTGGCAAGTTTTGACATGGGAGCAGGGAACATTGGTTCTTACGAATCCGGAGCTACTGAACTGGGTGTATCAATTACAACAGCCAGCCGGACAGCCAGAGTCGCTCACCGCGCTCAAAAAACACCTCGCCGACACGCTGCAAATGGTCACCCAACCCGCCGTGAATGCTGGGCGCTGGTTGTTGGGTGAACTCGATGAGTTGGCGCAAGAATTGTCGTGGGTGCTGCTACCCAGCTTGGCTCCAATGAGGGCGATGCGATCGCCGGTGGAGGAATTTCAAGCCATTGTCACCCAACTGCGGCAGACGGAAGTCGAGATTCCTCTCGAAGCGCGGGGAGCTTATCGGGATTTGCGGTTAGCGGGAATGCCTTTACGCCTCTATGCCGTCACATGGCCTTTGCTCTCTGGCTCGATTCCTGAATGGACGTTATTACTGGTGTTAGGGGCTACTCCAGGCACTCAGCTACCCACGGGTGTGCAATTACGAGTCAGCGACCAAACGGGCATTTTAGTAGAACGGATGTTGGATGCACAACCGCGTAATTCCTATTTCTTTACCCGTGTTGTGGGGACTTGGGATGAGAAATTTATCGTCACCGTCAGCTTACCCTCAGGGATCGAACAGACCTTACCTCCCTTTAGTTTTAATCCCCAAGATTAAGAGACAGCTTGCATAAAGGGCTGACGAAAGGGAGATAAGTATTCTAGCTAGGGAAGAAAAATCGACTTTTGTCAGGGATCTACTGAAACTGTAAGTGCATATCCTTTCAAAGGTCAGAGGTATAGCCAATTAAGTAAAAAACCTCTAATCAATTGAGAGAGAACTTTGACCATGCAATCTTGTCTTGATTATCAAGCTGAAGCGAAATTCGGACGACACTATGAACAGGGTGAAGAATCGTACCACGTTTCATGGGAGAGCGATCGCGCTCAACGAGGTCACAAGGATCACTCAAAGCGAACCTCCTATGAGGACACGGCCCAAGGCCATGCCGTTAGCCATAACGGTAGCCACTACAGGGCATCGAGTTTAGCATCAACGTTAGGCACAACATCAACCATTGGGCATCCCACACCGCCGCAGACGATAGCCCCAAAACAGCAGCAAAAAGCAAACGCCTGCGTTACGAGCGAATTACTGAATCAGGGAAGCTCAAGCCTAGAAAGTCTAGTACTTCCCCAACCAGCTGAGCTACAGGATGATTCCAGTCAACTGCAAGCCAGCCTCAAGACGTTGCAACAAGCTTTAACAATTGCCCAAGCCAAAAATAACCGGGCGAACCAAGTTAACATCCTCAAACGCATCGGGATTATTCACTGCAAACTCGGAGAACACGCTTGGGGCATTAATTGCCTAAAGCAATCTTTGCAATTGGCTCAATCCCTAGAGAATCAGGTAAGCGTTGGTGTGATTCTCAATTACTTGGGAGCCGCTTATCGCCAAACGGGTCAAGAGTACAAGGCGCTGAGGGTTTATTTACGAGCTGTAGAGATTTTTAAGCAAATTGGAAACAAGGCGGGTATCGCCCTTTTACTCAATCACCTCGGAGCGCTTTACAACAGTTTAGGTCAGTTGGAGCAGGCACTGACCTGTTCTCGTCAAGCCCTAGAAGAGTTTCAGGGTTTAGGACATTCCCTCGATGGAGAAGGGACTGCGCTGCACAATATTGGGGAAATTTATTTGCAGATGAGGCGGTATCGTCAGGCATTGGCCTTCTTTGAGCAAGCGTTGACGATTTACCAAAAACTCAGTAACCGCAAGGGTGAGGCCAAGGTTCTAGAAAGTATTGCGACAGCTTACGTCCGGCTCAACCAAGATCAACGGGCGATGGAACTATATCAGCAAGTCTGGGAAATGCGGCAGGATGTGGGTGAATCACCGAGCGTTAAAGCCAGAACCATTGATTACATAGGAGCTGTTCACTACAAAATGGGCGATCGTGCTCGGGCTGTGTGGTATCACCTACAAGCGTTAGGGATTTTGCAAGCTTACAATTACACGGCTAGGGTTGATCGATTTCTCGATGAGACAGTAGCGATCGCCAAGTTACTACAGCATTTAGTCAGCGTCTATGACCGTTTGGGTTTACAGGCTCAAGGCGTGAAGTGCTACCAGGAGGCTAGAGAGATTATTAAAACTTTCGGTGAACATGCCTGTGAAGAAGCCATCTGCAATTTTTTTGATCAAGAGCATTAAAGGACAGGGCAGGCATTGTGCTCTTGTGGGGATGCACTCGTACACCATCATCGAGATAGCGCCGTCCTAAATAATTCATGAGATTCTCCCTTTCTCTCCTCTGTGCCCTCTGTGCCTCTGTGCTTGGAGTGGTTTGTGAAAAAATAAAATCTCACAAATGATTTAAAACTGTTATAGCCGTGCCTCAATCCTCATAGGGGAGTAGAAGCGAGAGCGCAAAGCTGTGTGTGAATTACACCTTTTGCATAAGTCCGATACGGCTGAGAGATATAAAGATGAGTACGCCATGTGTTTGCCAGTGGCTAGTGCAAGAAGGCAGAAGGCAGGAGGCAGAAGGCAGAAGCAACATTGCTTGTACCGTAAGCCTTATTACCTTTGTCAACTGGATAGTTATTTCCGCCGCGCTGCACTAGAGGATTAGAAGCATGGATTCTCATCTCAGCCTGATCACAACGACTCTAGTGATAATTCATGATTGTATAAGACAGAGGAATGGTTAAAACCCTAACCTCAACTTTAGTTTAAAATTTTGATTTCTAATTCATCACACAAAAGGCTAAAACAAGTTTTTGGAAAAGGGTGCATCGTTAATCATTTCATCCCCAACCTTACATTGATATGAGCCACAGTGCTGCCGTTTTCTACCTAAAAGTCCAACGAATCGAGAAATTTTGTCTGTTTGAGTTGTCTTGGGGACAAGGACAGCAACTCAACGTGACGCTTCCCTACCCGGAAACGCTCACTACACTCTACGAAGAGTGGAGAACGGATTATCTAAATTTTTATCAGACAGGTTTACGGGGGAGAGTTGCTGAAAACGGCATGATTGCTTCCCCCCCCGTAGATTGGCACGCCAAACTCGTACAATCTGAAGCCAAGTTACTTTATGAATTTCATCACTGGCTGCGTCAGGGTGAGTTATTTGAAATTCGCTCGGCTTTGGCTCAAGCGGTTAGCGAGGGAAACCGGAACTCATACGAGCAAGGGAGAGAAGCAGGGGGAGAGAAAGCAAAGAGTTCACCGTTTGTTGAGGTATTCCTCACCTGCAACCCCATAGATTTGGCACGGTTACCCTGGGAAGCTTGGGAAATTGGGACTGAGTTTGCGCGTCCAGCTCAAATTCGTATTGTCCGTATGCCTGCCAATATTCACAAAAAATCCATACAGCCCAAGAGTCGCCGTCGTCGGACAAGGATTTTAGCGATTTTGGGGGATGATACGGGTTTAGATTTTAAAGCGGATAAAGAAGCGGTGCGATCGCTCAAGTCAATCGCTGACGTTCACTTTGTCGGCTGGCAACCGGGACAGGATGTGGGCGAACTCAAAGCCCAAATTATTGAGACAATCGCCGATGAACGGGGCTGGGATGTGTTACTGTTTGCCGGTCACAGTAATGAAGCAGATTTAATTGGGGGGAAATTAGGAATTGCTCCCGGTGTCTCCCTATTCCTCAACGAAATCGAACAGTCGCTGTTACTTGCCAAAGAACGCGGATTGCAGTTTGCCCTGTTTAACTCCTGCAACGGACTCGACATTGCGAATGCCCTGATTAGTTTAGGGTTGAGTCAGGTTGCGATCATGCGAGAACCGAT
The Microcoleus sp. AS-A8 genome window above contains:
- a CDS encoding ATP-binding protein gives rise to the protein MFIHSLANRVFKVSEKVPLRILLVVPFVLQICAVVGVTGWISLRSGQKAVQEVTTQLHREITQRLEQHLNSYLKVPQIANHLNADAINLGLLNINDLPTLERYFWNQLQTFDSLGYLALGKENGDYVEVLRQNDGQFLVRVKDAATGTSRHTYTLSEEGKRGKFLHSEPDYDPRRRAFYQTAVKVGGPTWTDVYLWIENRELSTDAVRPIFERTGTLQGVLDAGSSLSQIGAFLQRLKIAQTGQTFIIERTGELIATSTPEKPFVIEDGTTKRLQASKSRNSLTRRTTRYLTQRFGDLSEINSSQQLTFKIENRRQFLRVTPLREGNNELTDAALLPDWLMVVVVPETDFQERIDQNTRSTIMLCLGALVLATLLGCLTYQWITQPILRLAAAATALTRGEWNQTVPIERCDELGVLARAFYHMAQQLQGSFVTLSQRQATLAEAQRIAHVGSGELDLTTNRITGSEELLRIFGLEPGEMPRDYSEYMQQIHPEDVDAATQAIAHVIQQGEPCEFDCRLQRPDGSIRYISTKWQPTFDRQGQLIRYFATVMDITDRKLAAQALQQAKLDLEIRVQERTAELSQALEQLQQSEMQLKAQALQLQHALADLQQTQAQLIHTEKMSSLGQLVAGIAHEINNPVSFIYGNLSHAKDYSTDLFRVLQLYQEHYPLPPPSIQQEIEAIELDFLMDDFPQLLSSMQVGAERIREIVRLLRNFARYDEAQMKEVNIHEGIDSTLMILQSRLCEITGYPAIKVIKEYGDLPLVECYAGQLNQVFMNILTNAIDAIAARCKTQVSPENRVKHPEADEGFVPCIQICTGMIELRSQEDGHPASSLIPRLFIRISDNGCGMGESVRSRIFDPFFTTKPIGTGTGLGLTTSYQIVVEHHKGRLEVTSLEGQGSEFAIELPLRPHQGQRGEKA
- a CDS encoding tetratricopeptide repeat protein → MQSCLDYQAEAKFGRHYEQGEESYHVSWESDRAQRGHKDHSKRTSYEDTAQGHAVSHNGSHYRASSLASTLGTTSTIGHPTPPQTIAPKQQQKANACVTSELLNQGSSSLESLVLPQPAELQDDSSQLQASLKTLQQALTIAQAKNNRANQVNILKRIGIIHCKLGEHAWGINCLKQSLQLAQSLENQVSVGVILNYLGAAYRQTGQEYKALRVYLRAVEIFKQIGNKAGIALLLNHLGALYNSLGQLEQALTCSRQALEEFQGLGHSLDGEGTALHNIGEIYLQMRRYRQALAFFEQALTIYQKLSNRKGEAKVLESIATAYVRLNQDQRAMELYQQVWEMRQDVGESPSVKARTIDYIGAVHYKMGDRARAVWYHLQALGILQAYNYTARVDRFLDETVAIAKLLQHLVSVYDRLGLQAQGVKCYQEAREIIKTFGEHACEEAICNFFDQEH
- a CDS encoding DUF1822 family protein, yielding MTNFSNRTAQMWLDFDVLPTEAINLSPAVFDQALNLSAQISHEERQWQTYLNALALGGFEEWLGARATDLTLNKEKCTVLQPFMANAIDAVSHLQVGQFKLCLIAMGSLTDEEVTLPRAVVDLPEYVAHFYVLVEVQEEQETALVQGFLSYEQLVNQRDQRYLEAQEDWTYQLPLNCFDHNSDRLLLNLRCLEPTAIPLPERVSQRSMQLARQRSELEALLPNLQSSDRQLWQVLTWEQGTLVLTNPELLNWVYQLQQPAGQPESLTALKKHLADTLQMVTQPAVNAGRWLLGELDELAQELSWVLLPSLAPMRAMRSPVEEFQAIVTQLRQTEVEIPLEARGAYRDLRLAGMPLRLYAVTWPLLSGSIPEWTLLLVLGATPGTQLPTGVQLRVSDQTGILVERMLDAQPRNSYFFTRVVGTWDEKFIVTVSLPSGIEQTLPPFSFNPQD